TTCGAGCTGTTCGCAGATGGCCACTTTGTATCCCTTGTGAACGAGCTTGGCGAGGTAAGATTCCGCGGCGTGATAGGGCACGCCGCACATGGGGACCGGGACGCCCTTTTCTTTGTTGCGCGAGGTGAGAACGATCTGGAGCTCGCGCGACGCGACAATCGCGTCCTCGTAGAAAAGCTCGTAGAAATCGCCGAGCCGGAAGAAAACCAGCGCCTGCGGGTACTGCTTCTTGATGGCATGGTACTGCCGCATCAAAGGCGTTCCAGGCTCACTCATGGAGGTCATACGAGGGGAAGAATCGCCCCATTATGGTGCGACCCCACGCCTTTGTAAACAGTCTTCAACACGAATCTCCTTGAAGCACGGCCCGCTGACGGGGAGATATACATAAAAGAACAAAGCCTGGCGGTAGCTTCCCAACGGCAGTGAGTTGAGCCGTCGGGGCGAAGGAAAGGGTTTTGTTGGGCCGAGTCCCTAGGCGAAATACAAATAAACTTTATGCTTCGTTCATTGACAGGGCACTTTAATTGGTTGACGACAGCCGCTTGCCAGCACTGTTGCTTGGCCCCATCTACGAAACAGCAACATATTCCGCGAAGGCGTGAGGCTTGGGAATGGGTAATTTGTCTTCGAGCAAGCCGCGTATATGCATTTCGATTGCTTCGTGCATACTGCGGGTGACTTGCCGGCGGGTTTGGCCTGTCGCCACACAGCCGGGTAGATCAGGAGAATAGGCCGAGTAATTGTCCTTCGCCTTCTCGATGACAATGAGAAAACGATACATGGTTACTCTTTTCCTTTCTTCTTCGGCTTCTTTAATTGGGCTTGCTTGAAAACACTGTTCAAGGTGCCGGGGGCTAAATCGTCATTGGGATGGCCAGCAATCGTGACCCGGCCCAGCTTCGTGAAGTG
Above is a window of Candidatus Acidiferrales bacterium DNA encoding:
- a CDS encoding type II toxin-antitoxin system HicB family antitoxin — translated: MYRFLIVIEKAKDNYSAYSPDLPGCVATGQTRRQVTRSMHEAIEMHIRGLLEDKLPIPKPHAFAEYVAVS
- a CDS encoding type II toxin-antitoxin system HicA family toxin, coding for MAVKIRDVIKLIEDDGWYLITTKGSHRQYKHFTKLGRVTIAGHPNDDLAPGTLNSVFKQAQLKKPKKKGKE